A segment of the Zingiber officinale cultivar Zhangliang chromosome 8B, Zo_v1.1, whole genome shotgun sequence genome:
TATGAAAATTTACTATGCGGTTGAGTAAGTTgctgaaaattaattaagatatgaCAGTTGTAAGAGATACTACTATATCAATTTAATTATAGTTGTTATAACTTATTTTAATTGCTGCAATTTACCACAAGTAATCTTATTCTTATGTAATACCCTAATGCACATTCCACTTTCGtatttatgaaattatttaattattttcaattatatttatatttatattttatgagtAGTGTTtagtatataataattttaataagttaatgaaaattattttttattataaaagttATGACCGCAtgcaataatattaaaataaaataaataagtgaaACCCCttttaatattattaaaagaTTCAAGTAGAATCTCTTTGAATttctatattttgaaaaattaagagAACATATGTAACAGGTTGTTCATCCCTCAAAAGAGTAGGAGGGAATTGGTCGTGTCATACTTCATCTTCTCCAAGTTGGGCATAATCGCGAATTGAATCATGGGCGGCGGGCCGCAAGCGAGGACTAGCGTGTCGTCGCGGCCGCCCACCGGAATATGCTCCCGCAGGATGCTTTCGGTAATAAATCCGGTGCTGTACCGCCACCCCTCTCGCTTGGACTGGTCGATCACGTACCAGACCTTGAACTGCTCCGGCCGCCGGCTCGCCCACCCGTCCAGCTCCTCCTGCAGCAATATGTCGTCCTCCGACCGATTGGCGTACACCAGGTGCATCTCCGTCTGATCCTCCGGGTCCTGCAGAACCGCCTGGATCACTTGGTACATCGGCGTGATCCCCGTTCCACCGGCGATCATCGCCAGCCGCCGCGCAAACCTCTTCTTGCTTCCTTCTATAAGGAAGTTACCGCAGCCGGTATAATTGATGTGGCCGACTGGGCCTTTGATGTCCAAGACGGAGCCGATGGACAAGGAATCCAAGTGCTGCGACATGAGGCCGCCGTTGGGGAATTTGGGGTGCTCGCCCTTGAAGTAGACCTTGATGAGTAGCTCGAAGTGGCCGACCACGTCCACTGGACTCGTCGGTGTATAGGCGCGCATGCAGAACTTGCCGTCGATGGTGGAACAGAGGAAGATGTGCTTCCCGACGGGAAGGCCCAGCAAATGGTCGGCCGAGGGGAGCGCGAAGCGGAATAGTCGGACGTCGTGGGAGATGGACTTCTTGGAGACGAGCGTGCACTGTACCTTCTCACGGGGGTTAACCAGCGTGACCGGCACCGGCGCGGGAACGGCCTCGCGGATGGTGGCGAGGTGAGAGAGGTCGGACGCGCCGTGGACGGAGGCGTCGGAGACGTAGCCAGAGGAGATGAGCTCGCCGATGCGGTAGGTGTCGAGGAGCGCCTTGGCATGGTCGGAGTGGATGGCATCGAACTCCTCGGTGCAGTCGGTGCCGGCGTTGACAAGGATGCTATCGGGGCCGCCGGGATGGTCCTTGATGAAGGCCGTGCAGTCGTAGACTTGGCCGTGGACGATGATCCAAGCGGAATCGCGCGATGCGTGCTTGCGGACCTGCGACATGGTGTAGTGCTCGGCGGCGGTGTTCATGAAGGGGGTCGAGGTGCTCTTCTTTAGCTTCTGCGCCGGCGCCTCCGCCGTCGCCATGTGCTTCTGCCGCACCATCCACCCACCGGATTGGTTCCCGGGCTGCGTCGGGTGCTCGAACATCAACCCGATCTCGCCCTTGTGAGGCCGACACACCTTCACCTTCACCCTGAACCAGCAGTTGTTCATCATCCCCTGCATCATCGATCGCCGTCACGATATTGGCCGATTAGCCATCGAAATTAGATTGCCGTGATCTAGAATTGAGGCGATCGATGGGTATATATACCATGAGATTCCAATTTAGCTTCTCCGGCTGGGTATTGTGGGACTCGTCCCATGCTCGGACGGCGACCTCCTTGGCGCTGAGCAGCGGCAGGACCTCGACCTCCAGTGACCAGAAGCACCAGCACCAATATTTGCCGTACTTGTTGGGTTTCTCGGGGTGGTCGAGAGAGCCGACGAGCCAAGTGTCGCCGCCGTCCAGCGTCACCTCCACTCGCGTGACCTTTCTTCCGCCGCCTGTTCGATCGACAGAGCGCAGTTAATTAGCCCCCTTTTTGTTAACTGTAGCAGAGGATAGGATCGTCGGAAAGATAACAGTCGGGGGGAGCTCACCGGAGTAGGCGTAACCTCTCATGGTGTATTCCCTCTGCGTCGTGAAGGCGTTGATGGGGAATATCTCGTCGTGGCCTGGAGTCGTGATCACCGAGTTGACGTTCAGTTCGTTAATGATGTATTCCGGCTTGTACCACCAAGCTGCACAGGCCGATCGACTCAGTCATTTCGTCGAACAATAAATGTGCGAGATGGAGGGAGAGAGACAGAGAGAGAGCGCACCTTCAGCGTTGGCTAGCTCGGCGTCGACGTGGGGAGGGAGGACGCGGTTGTCCTTGAAATGGTAATAGCTGTCGGATTCTTGCGGGGCGACGATGATGCGCTTGAGCCATTTGACCATGCGGCCGCCGATGAAGCCAGGGATGATGACGCGGACGGGGAAACCATGGTCCGGCGTCAGCGGCTCGCCGTTCTGCATGTAGGCGAGCATGACATCGCGCGAGGGGTCCATCGCCACCTCCCGCCGGAGGCACGTGCCGTACTTGGAGTCGCCGCCGCCCCCGCCGGGAAGGTCTTCGGCGCCCTCGAAGCAGACGAAGAGCGCACCGTCCTTGCGGCCCATGACGCCGGCACGGCGGAGCACGTCGCGGAGGCTCGCGCCGCGCCAAACGGTGGTGGACACGGCGGCAGGGCCCCAGTTGAAGCCGATGGTCTGTTGGACCATGTTCTGCTCCTTGCGCCGGTTGCCGGCGCACACGAGCGTGACGGGGATCTCGACGGGCGCGAAGGCGCGGACGAGGTCATCCACGGTGAGCGACAGGGGGCGTCTGACCAGGCCGGTGACCTCGACGGTCCAGGTGGCCAAGTCGGCGCGAGGCACCGCGCCGTGGTTGCGGACGTAGTGGAGCGGGACGGGGGTGATGAAGCCGTGGTGCATGAGGCGCGCCAGCGGCGGCTCGCAGTTGAAGGGGTGCCTGCCGGTGAGGCGGATCAGGGAGGGGTTGCGCTGGATCCAACCGTCGGCGGTGCCTTCGTCGCGGGAGTCGCGCGCGGAGGGCTCCAGCTCGAAGTGGGAAGCCGTGTCGTAGagcttcttccagtcgacgacCTCCTCCTCGTCGTCATCGTCGCCAGTGCCCTCTTCCTCGCCGGCGGAGGGCCGGCGATCAAGGGTAAGAGGAGGGATAAAGGGAGGCCGTGAGATTAAGGTGGGCAAATCAGGGTAGTGCTTGGCGTGGCCGTTGGGCTGGTCGAGTCGGCTAAACTGCCGGTTGTCGACGAAGGCGGCCATGAGAGCTAGCTAGGCTAGTAGTTACGCCGGTGCGGCAGCCGAGGCAGATCGAATTAACGGCCGGGGAAGGGAGTACTCGGTGAAGGTTGGATGGAAGCCACGTTGAGTTTATTTATATACACTGCGAAGGCAGGCGCCaggaagacgaagaagaagaagaagaagaagaggtagcAGTCTTGACAAAAGAGAAGGGAGGGAATGGTGCAGAGCATGGCGGGAGAAGACGACAAAACTAATGTGAAGCGGGTATtgagagagggagagggcggGAGACGAAGGGGCGGCCTTGTCTCATGGCCGACTCTTCTTGTGCCTCGGGAGTCgctgaacaaaaaaaaaatat
Coding sequences within it:
- the LOC122016977 gene encoding nitrate reductase [NADH]-like, which produces MAAFVDNRQFSRLDQPNGHAKHYPDLPTLISRPPFIPPLTLDRRPSAGEEEGTGDDDDEEEVVDWKKLYDTASHFELEPSARDSRDEGTADGWIQRNPSLIRLTGRHPFNCEPPLARLMHHGFITPVPLHYVRNHGAVPRADLATWTVEVTGLVRRPLSLTVDDLVRAFAPVEIPVTLVCAGNRRKEQNMVQQTIGFNWGPAAVSTTVWRGASLRDVLRRAGVMGRKDGALFVCFEGAEDLPGGGGGDSKYGTCLRREVAMDPSRDVMLAYMQNGEPLTPDHGFPVRVIIPGFIGGRMVKWLKRIIVAPQESDSYYHFKDNRVLPPHVDAELANAEAWWYKPEYIINELNVNSVITTPGHDEIFPINAFTTQREYTMRGYAYSGGGRKVTRVEVTLDGGDTWLVGSLDHPEKPNKYGKYWCWCFWSLEVEVLPLLSAKEVAVRAWDESHNTQPEKLNWNLMGMMNNCWFRVKVKVCRPHKGEIGLMFEHPTQPGNQSGGWMVRQKHMATAEAPAQKLKKSTSTPFMNTAAEHYTMSQVRKHASRDSAWIIVHGQVYDCTAFIKDHPGGPDSILVNAGTDCTEEFDAIHSDHAKALLDTYRIGELISSGYVSDASVHGASDLSHLATIREAVPAPVPVTLVNPREKVQCTLVSKKSISHDVRLFRFALPSADHLLGLPVGKHIFLCSTIDGKFCMRAYTPTSPVDVVGHFELLIKVYFKGEHPKFPNGGLMSQHLDSLSIGSVLDIKGPVGHINYTGCGNFLIEGSKKRFARRLAMIAGGTGITPMYQVIQAVLQDPEDQTEMHLVYANRSEDDILLQEELDGWASRRPEQFKVWYVIDQSKREGWRYSTGFITESILREHIPVGGRDDTLVLACGPPPMIQFAIMPNLEKMKYDTTNSLLLF